From Mus musculus strain C57BL/6J chromosome 8, GRCm38.p6 C57BL/6J, a single genomic window includes:
- the Pard6a gene encoding partitioning defective 6 homolog alpha isoform 4 (isoform 4 is encoded by transcript variant 4): MSVRVAPQGLERVPGIFISRLVRGGLAESTGLLAVSDEILEVNGIEVAGKTLDQVTDMMVANSHNLIVTVKPANQRNNVVRGASGRLTGPSSVGPGPTDPDSDDDSSDLVIENRHPPCSNGLSQGPLCWDLQPGCLLPGAGSSLPSLDSREQANSGWGNGMRGDVSGFSL; encoded by the coding sequence ATGAGTGTTCGCGTGGCTCCCCAGGGCCTGGAGCGGGTTCCAGGTATCTTCATCTCCCGCCTGGTACGTGGGGGCCTGGCTGAGAGTACAGGGCTGCTGGCGGTCAGTGATGAGATCCTTGAGGTCAACGGCATTGAGGTGGCCGGGAAGACCTTGGACCAAGTGACGGACATGATGGTCGCCAACAGCCACAACCTCATCGTCACTGTCAAGCCTGCCAACCAGCGTAATAATGTGGTACGGGGGGCATCTGGGCGTCTGACAGGGCCTTCCTCTGTAGGGCCTGGGCCTACTGATCCTGACAGTGACGATGACAGCAGTGACCTGGTCATTGAGAATCGCCACCCTCCCTGTTCTAATGGGCTGTCTCAGGGGCCCCTGTGCTGGGACCTGCAACCTGGCTGCCTACTTCCTGGTGCTGGCAGCTCTCTGCCCTCCTTGGATAGCAGAGAGCAAGCCAATTCTGGCTGGGGGAATGGCATGCGAGGTGATGTTAGCGGATTCAGCCTCTGA